Proteins from a single region of Gambusia affinis linkage group LG12, SWU_Gaff_1.0, whole genome shotgun sequence:
- the LOC122841143 gene encoding GRAM domain-containing protein 2B-like isoform X2, whose amino-acid sequence MTQKSRKLSVGSSVVDERSPLFTRRGIGKKCSRSQSLNLGTVKQQHGRQLNQSLRMGNRDQITAGDYLSRSDGLTITHSYIKYNKTFHKLFQEIPAEERLTHTFTCSLQREVLYHGKLFVSENSVCFYSSVLLKETKVVIAISSVKEIKRHNPTLSVLSVLTSSGEKYLFASVRNYNVCCKLLQSLCCQPQESSPSSSPYLSSAEFEHDAASSFSSLEDSFESVVLSDSISLIDGGADGTCKSAEGGGFTNENDRAGSWIWRFLEKVTLLLFFREVLSLRVVFHIFLILMLLLLLLSGYIGLRITALEEQLSSLGALTDLSPLYAEYQKT is encoded by the exons ATGACTCAGAAAAGCAGGAAACTCTCAGTGGGCAGTTC AGTCGTGGACGAGCGCTCCCCTCTTTTTACGAGAAGAGGCATCGGGAAGAAGTGCAGCCGGAGCCAGAGCCTGAATTTGGGGACTGTCAAACAGCAGCATGGCAGGCAGCTAAATCAAAGCTTGAGGATGGGCAACAG GGACCAGATCACAGCAGGAGATTATCTTAGCAGATCGGACGGGCTCACCATCACTCAC AGCTACATAAAGTACAATAAAACCTTCCACAAACTGTTTCAAGAGATCCCCGCGGAGGAGAGGCTGACACACA CGTTTACCTGTTCCTTGCAGAGGGAGGTCCTGTATCACGGAAAACTCTTTGTTTCGGAGAACAGCGTGTGCTTCTACTCATCTGTGCTGCTGAAAGAGACCAAG gtGGTGATTGCTATTTCCAGTGTGAAGGAGATAAAGAGACATAACCCAACCCTGTCTGTGCTGTCTGTGCTAACATCCAGCGGAGAGAAG TATTTGTTTGCATCAGTGAGGAACTATAATGTCTGTTGCAAACTCCTCCAAAGCCTCTGCTGTCAGCCTCAG GAGAGCAGCCCAAGCAGCAGCCCTTACCTGTCCTCTGCAGAGTTTGAGCATGATGCG GCCTCCAGCTTTTCCAGTTTAGAGGACAGTTTCGAGAGCGTTGTTCTCAGCGACAGCATTTCTCTGATCGACGGTGGAG CTGACGGCACATGCAAGTCCGCAGAGGGAGGCggttttacaaatgaaaatgaccGAG ctGGGTCTTGGATTTGGAGGTTCCTTGAGAAAGTTACGCTTTTATTGTTCTTCAGAGAAGTTCTGAGTCTAAGAGTTGTCTTCCACATCTTCCTGATCCT aatgttgctgctgctcttgTTGTCCGGCTACATCGGGCTGAGGATCACCGCTCTGGAAGAGCAGCTGAGCTCTCTAGGAGCCCTGACCGATCTGTCTCCGCTCTACGCAGA gtaccagaaaacataa
- the LOC122841143 gene encoding GRAM domain-containing protein 2B-like isoform X1 produces the protein MDHQPLRANESALKVVDERSPLFTRRGIGKKCSRSQSLNLGTVKQQHGRQLNQSLRMGNRDQITAGDYLSRSDGLTITHSYIKYNKTFHKLFQEIPAEERLTHTFTCSLQREVLYHGKLFVSENSVCFYSSVLLKETKVVIAISSVKEIKRHNPTLSVLSVLTSSGEKYLFASVRNYNVCCKLLQSLCCQPQESSPSSSPYLSSAEFEHDAASSFSSLEDSFESVVLSDSISLIDGGADGTCKSAEGGGFTNENDRAGSWIWRFLEKVTLLLFFREVLSLRVVFHIFLILMLLLLLLSGYIGLRITALEEQLSSLGALTDLSPLYAEYQKT, from the exons atggacCACCAGCCGCTGAGAGCTAATGAGTCTGCGCTGAA AGTCGTGGACGAGCGCTCCCCTCTTTTTACGAGAAGAGGCATCGGGAAGAAGTGCAGCCGGAGCCAGAGCCTGAATTTGGGGACTGTCAAACAGCAGCATGGCAGGCAGCTAAATCAAAGCTTGAGGATGGGCAACAG GGACCAGATCACAGCAGGAGATTATCTTAGCAGATCGGACGGGCTCACCATCACTCAC AGCTACATAAAGTACAATAAAACCTTCCACAAACTGTTTCAAGAGATCCCCGCGGAGGAGAGGCTGACACACA CGTTTACCTGTTCCTTGCAGAGGGAGGTCCTGTATCACGGAAAACTCTTTGTTTCGGAGAACAGCGTGTGCTTCTACTCATCTGTGCTGCTGAAAGAGACCAAG gtGGTGATTGCTATTTCCAGTGTGAAGGAGATAAAGAGACATAACCCAACCCTGTCTGTGCTGTCTGTGCTAACATCCAGCGGAGAGAAG TATTTGTTTGCATCAGTGAGGAACTATAATGTCTGTTGCAAACTCCTCCAAAGCCTCTGCTGTCAGCCTCAG GAGAGCAGCCCAAGCAGCAGCCCTTACCTGTCCTCTGCAGAGTTTGAGCATGATGCG GCCTCCAGCTTTTCCAGTTTAGAGGACAGTTTCGAGAGCGTTGTTCTCAGCGACAGCATTTCTCTGATCGACGGTGGAG CTGACGGCACATGCAAGTCCGCAGAGGGAGGCggttttacaaatgaaaatgaccGAG ctGGGTCTTGGATTTGGAGGTTCCTTGAGAAAGTTACGCTTTTATTGTTCTTCAGAGAAGTTCTGAGTCTAAGAGTTGTCTTCCACATCTTCCTGATCCT aatgttgctgctgctcttgTTGTCCGGCTACATCGGGCTGAGGATCACCGCTCTGGAAGAGCAGCTGAGCTCTCTAGGAGCCCTGACCGATCTGTCTCCGCTCTACGCAGA gtaccagaaaacataa
- the abhd17aa gene encoding abhydrolase domain containing 17A, depalmitoylase a has protein sequence MNGLSIRELCCLFCCPPCPSRIAAKLAFLPPEPTYALLPDPDPGSGATTVSAANSGAAPPSLGAPGLRSRLGNASGSDRGGGGGGGGGSGGGGGGGGGGSSSGGAATTSSSISGPEGRWKLHLTERAEFQYSQRELDVTDVFLTRSSRGNRVGCMYIRCAPNARFTVLFSHGNAVDLGQMSSFYIGLGTRINCNIFSYDYSGYGVSTGKPSEKNLYADIDAAWHALRSRYGISPENIILYGQSIGTVPTVDLASRFECAAVVLHSPLTSGMRVAFPDTKKTYCFDAFPNIEKVSKIPSPVLIIHGTEDEVIDFSHGLALFERCPKAVEPLWVEGAGHNDIELYSQYLERLRRFINQDLAAQHA, from the exons ATGAACGGCCTGTCCATACGAGAGCTATGCTGCCTCTTTTGCTGCCCCCCCTGTCCCAGCCGCATTGCAGCCAAACTGGCGTTTCTCCCTCCAGAGCCCACTTATGCTTTGCTCCCCGACCCAGATCCTGGATCTGGAGCAACAACCGTGTCTGCCGCCAACTCCGGAGCTGCTCCCCCGTCACTCGGAGCGCCGGGACTGCGTTCGCGGCTGGGTAATGCCAGTGGATCAGACAGAGGAGGCGGCGGAGGAGGTGGCGGTGGTAGTggcggtggaggaggaggaggaggaggcggcagTAGTAGTGGcggtgctgccaccaccagcagcagtaTCAGTGGGCCCGAAGGCAGGTGGAAGTTGCACCTCACAGAAAGAGCCGAGTTCCAGTATTCACAGAGAGAACTGGATGTGACCGACGTATTCCTGACCAGATCTAGCCGAGGGAACAGGGTTGGGTGCATGTACATACGCTGTGCTCCCAATGCCAG GTTCACAGTGTTGTTCTCACATGGCAACGCAGTAGACCTGGGTCAGATGAGCAGCTTCTACATCGGCTTAGGCACCCGCATCAACTGCAACATATTCTCCTACGACTACTCAGGCTATGGTGTTAGTACCGGCAAGCCATCTGAGAAGAACCTTTATGCAGACATCGATGCTGCGTGGCACGCCCTGCGCTCTCG GTATGGCATCAGCCCTGAAAATATCATCCTGTATGGACAGAGCATTGGCACAGTGCCCACAGTAGATTTAGCATCAAGGTTCGAATGCGCTGCGGTGGTCCTTCATTCTCCTCTCACCTCCGGCATGAGGGTGGCCTTCCCtgacacaaagaaaacttaCTGCTTTGATGCGTTCCCCAA CATCGAGAAGGTTTCAAAGATCCCATCTCCAGTGCTCATCATTCACGGTACAGAAGACGAGGTGATCGACTTCTCCCACGGCCTCGCCCTGTTCGAGCGCTGTCCCAAGGCCGTGGAGCCCCTGTGGGTTGAGGGGGCCGGCCACAACGACATCGAGCTTTACAGTCAGTACTTGGAGAGGCTACGGCGTTTCATCAACCAGGACCTGGCTGCGCAGCACGCCTGA